From Phycodurus eques isolate BA_2022a chromosome 13, UOR_Pequ_1.1, whole genome shotgun sequence, a single genomic window includes:
- the stk25b gene encoding serine/threonine-protein kinase 25 produces the protein MAHLRDMQNQNSRLDPEEYFTKQERIGKGSFGEVYKGINNRTKEVVAIKIIDLEEAEDEIEDIQQEITVLSQCDSPFVTKYYGSYLKGTKLWIIMEYLGGGSALDLLRPGPLEETYIATILREILKGLEYLHSERKIHRDIKAANVLLSEQGEVKLADFGVAGQLTDTQIKRNTFVGTPFWMAPEVIKQSAYDFKADIWSLGITAIELAKAKPPNSDLHPMRVLFLIPKNTPPTLEGAYSKPFKEFVEACLNKDPRFRPTAKELVKHKFITRYTKKTAYLTELIDRYRRWKSEGHGEESSSDDSDMDADSDVDSCPMWTFPTVRPSSLNKLQKGYTHTDLESGDSVKRQPKSQCLSALVTPIFKELKEKRRASGGGVGAIEELENAFNLAEESCPGISDRLVTHMMERVCRFSLNGNTTPSSR, from the exons ATGGCACACCTACGAGACATGCAAAACCAG AATTCACGGTTGGATCCTGAGGAGTACTTCACCAAGCAAGAGCGCATTGGCAAGGGCTCCTTTGGAGAGGTCTACAAAGGCATCAACAACCGCACCAAGGAGGTTGTAGCTATTAAAATCATCGACCTGGAGGAGGCAGAGGACGAAATTGAAGACATTCAGCAGGAGATCACAGTGCTGAGCCAATGTGATAGTCCTTTTGTGACCAAGTATTATGGCTCATACCTCAAG GGGACCAAGCTGTGGATTATCATGGAGTATTTAGGTGGAGGATCTGCTCTGGATCTG CTCCGTCCAGGACCACTTGAAGAGACGTACATTGCCACGATATTGCGGGAAATCCTGAAGGGGTTGGAGTATTTGCATTCTGAAAGGAAGATTCACAGAGACATTAAAG CTGCCAATGTGCTCTTGTCCGAGCAGGGCGAAGTAAAGCTGGCTGATTTCGGGGTGGCGGGACAGTTGACTGACACTCAGATTAAGAGGAACACATTTGTGGGCACACCCTTCTGGATGGCGCCCGAGGTCATCAAGCAGTCGGCGTATGACTTCAAG GCTGACATTTGGTCCCTTGGAATCACAGCCATTGAGTTGGCCAAAGCCAAACCTCCCAACTCTGATTTACACCCCATGAGGGTCCTCTTCCTTATTCCCAAAAACACTCCGCCCACCCTAGAAGGAGCTTACAGCAAGCCCTTTAAAGAGTTTGTGGAGGCATGCCTAAATAAGGACCCCCGTTTT AGGCCAACAGCCAAAGAGCTGGTGAAGCACAAGTTCATCACGCGTTACACCAAGAAGACTGCCTACCTGACTGAACTGATCGACCGCTACCGCCGCTGGAAGTCCGAGGGTCACGGGGAGGAGTCCAGCTCGGACGACTCTGATAT GGATGCGGATAGTGATGTGGATTCCTGCCCCATGTGGACCTTTCCAACAGTCAGACCAAGCTCTTTGAACAAGTTACAAAAGGGCTACACACATACTGACTTGGAG TCAGGGGATTCTGTCAAAAGGCAACCCAAGTCACAGTGCTTGTCAGCCTTGGTGACACCCATCTTCAAAGAG CTAAAGGAGAAGCGGCGAGCGAGTGGCGGCGGAGTTGGCGCCATCGAGGAGCTGGAGAACGCCTTCAACCTGGCTGAGGAATCCTGTCCGGGCATCTCCGACCGCCTCGTCACACACATGATGGAGAGAGTGTGCAG GTTTTCTTTAAACGGAAACACCACGCCGTCTTCGCGATGA